A region of Streptomyces sp. NBC_01750 DNA encodes the following proteins:
- a CDS encoding NUDIX hydrolase translates to MNRQLRNRELRVAAYAVCVREDQILLARWVARDGVKKWTLPGGGMDHGEDPLDTVVREVEEETGYASEMTALLGLDTIRRQYPRRLGAFADFQGLRIVYEGRIAGGELRHETDGSTDLAAWHSLDAVTDLERVELVDIGLELWRSRPPVGRIARNG, encoded by the coding sequence ATGAACAGGCAGTTGCGGAACAGGGAGTTGAGGGTCGCGGCTTACGCCGTCTGCGTACGGGAGGATCAGATCCTGCTCGCCCGCTGGGTGGCCCGTGACGGCGTCAAGAAGTGGACGCTGCCCGGCGGCGGCATGGACCACGGGGAGGACCCGCTCGATACGGTCGTCCGCGAGGTCGAGGAGGAGACGGGGTACGCGTCAGAAATGACCGCGCTGCTCGGCCTCGACACCATCCGTCGCCAGTACCCGCGCAGGCTCGGCGCTTTCGCCGACTTCCAGGGGCTGCGCATCGTGTACGAGGGCCGGATCGCCGGCGGCGAGCTGCGCCACGAGACGGACGGGTCGACGGACCTCGCCGCCTGGCACTCGCTGGACGCGGTGACAGATCTGGAGCGGGTCGAACTCGTCGACATCGGCCTGGAGTTGTGGCGGTCCCGGCCCCCCGTGGGCCGGATCGCCAGGAACGGCTGA
- the pepN gene encoding aminopeptidase N, with product MPGTNLTREEAQQRARLLTVDSYEIDLDLSNAAQGSGDTPAEGGEGTYRSVTTVRFESAEDGAETFIDLVAPAVHQVVLNGKELDVAAVFRDSRIALPHLHAGPNELTVVADCSYTNTGEGLHRFVDPVDQQAYLYTQFEVPDARRVFASFEQPDLKATFQFTVKAPEGWTVISNSPTPEPKDSVWHFEPTPRISTYITALIVGPYHSVHSSYEKDGQSVPLGIYCRPSLAEFLDSDAIFEVTRQGFEWFQEKFDYAYPFAKYDQLFVPEFNAGAMENAGAVTIRDQYVFRSKVTDAAYEVRAETILHELAHMWFGDLVTMEWWNDLWLNESFATYTSIACQAYAPGSKWPHAWTTFANSMKTWAYRQDQLPSTHPIMAEIRDLDDVLVNFDGITYAKGASVLKQLVAYVGMDEFFQGVQAYFKAHAYGNTRLSDLLGALEETSGRDLQTWSQKWLQTAGINILRPEIEISEEGYVTSFAVRQEAPPLPTGAKGEPTLRPHRIAIGCYDLDENGKLVRTSRIELDVDGERTDVPFPQNTRRPAVILLNEDDLTYAKVRLDEESLRVVTEHLGDFTESLPRALCWASAWDMTRDGELAARDYLSLVLSGIGKESDIGVVQSLHRQVKLAIDLYSAPQWRETGLTQWTEATLAHLRAAEPGSDHQLAWARAFAATARTPQQLDLLQALLDDTESIEGLVVDTELRWEFVERLAAVGMLDEDDIAAEYERDKTAAGERHATTARAARPTAEAKAEAWASVVESDKLPNAVQESVIAGFVQTDQRELLAPYAEKYFAAVKGVWESRSHEIAQQIAVGLYPSLQVSQATLDATDAWLDSAEPNAALRRLISESRAGVERALKAQAADAAAAQP from the coding sequence GTGCCTGGCACGAATCTGACCCGCGAAGAGGCACAGCAGCGGGCCCGCCTGCTGACCGTCGACTCGTACGAGATCGACCTCGACCTGAGCAATGCCGCACAGGGGAGCGGGGACACCCCGGCGGAGGGAGGGGAGGGCACCTACCGGTCCGTGACCACCGTGCGCTTCGAGTCCGCCGAGGACGGTGCGGAGACCTTCATCGACCTGGTCGCCCCGGCCGTCCACCAGGTCGTGCTCAACGGCAAGGAGCTGGACGTCGCCGCGGTCTTCCGGGACTCGCGGATCGCGCTGCCGCATCTGCACGCGGGCCCGAACGAGCTGACGGTGGTCGCGGACTGCTCGTACACCAACACCGGCGAGGGGCTGCACCGCTTCGTCGACCCGGTGGACCAGCAGGCGTATCTCTACACGCAGTTCGAGGTGCCGGACGCGCGCCGCGTCTTCGCCTCCTTCGAGCAGCCGGACCTGAAGGCGACGTTCCAGTTCACCGTGAAGGCCCCTGAGGGCTGGACGGTCATCTCGAACTCCCCGACCCCGGAGCCCAAGGACAGCGTCTGGCATTTCGAGCCGACGCCCCGTATCTCCACGTACATCACGGCGCTGATCGTCGGTCCGTACCACTCGGTCCACAGCAGCTACGAGAAGGACGGCCAGTCCGTCCCGCTCGGCATCTACTGCCGGCCCTCGCTCGCCGAGTTCCTGGACTCCGACGCGATCTTCGAGGTCACGCGGCAGGGCTTCGAGTGGTTCCAGGAGAAGTTCGACTACGCCTACCCCTTCGCAAAGTACGACCAGCTCTTCGTGCCGGAGTTCAACGCGGGCGCGATGGAGAACGCCGGCGCGGTGACCATCCGTGACCAGTACGTCTTCCGCTCGAAGGTGACGGACGCGGCGTACGAGGTGCGCGCGGAGACCATCCTGCACGAGCTGGCCCACATGTGGTTCGGCGACCTGGTCACCATGGAGTGGTGGAACGACCTGTGGCTGAACGAGTCGTTCGCCACGTACACCTCGATCGCCTGCCAGGCGTACGCGCCGGGCTCGAAGTGGCCCCACGCCTGGACCACGTTCGCGAACTCCATGAAGACCTGGGCGTACCGGCAGGACCAGCTGCCGTCGACGCACCCGATCATGGCCGAAATCCGCGACCTCGATGACGTTCTCGTGAACTTCGACGGCATCACGTACGCCAAGGGCGCGTCGGTGCTGAAGCAGCTCGTCGCGTACGTCGGCATGGACGAGTTCTTCCAGGGCGTGCAGGCGTACTTCAAGGCGCACGCGTACGGCAACACCCGGCTGTCCGACCTGCTGGGCGCGCTGGAGGAGACCTCCGGCCGTGATCTGCAGACCTGGTCGCAGAAGTGGCTGCAGACGGCGGGCATCAACATCCTGCGCCCGGAGATCGAGATCTCCGAGGAGGGGTACGTCACGTCCTTCGCCGTACGCCAGGAGGCGCCGCCCCTCCCCACCGGCGCGAAGGGCGAGCCGACCCTGCGCCCGCACCGGATCGCGATCGGCTGCTACGACCTCGACGAGAACGGCAAGCTCGTCCGTACGAGCCGGATCGAGCTGGACGTGGACGGCGAGCGCACGGATGTGCCGTTCCCGCAGAACACCCGCCGTCCCGCGGTGATCCTGCTCAACGAAGACGACCTCACCTATGCGAAGGTCCGGCTCGACGAGGAGTCGCTGCGGGTCGTCACCGAGCACCTCGGCGACTTCACCGAGTCGCTGCCGCGCGCGCTGTGCTGGGCCTCCGCCTGGGACATGACGCGCGACGGCGAGCTGGCCGCGCGGGACTATCTGTCCCTGGTCCTCTCCGGCATCGGCAAGGAGTCGGACATCGGCGTCGTGCAGTCGCTGCACCGCCAGGTGAAGCTGGCGATCGACCTGTACTCGGCACCGCAGTGGCGCGAGACGGGTCTGACGCAGTGGACCGAGGCGACGCTGGCGCATCTGCGCGCGGCCGAGCCGGGCAGCGACCACCAGCTGGCCTGGGCCCGTGCCTTCGCCGCGACCGCGCGGACGCCGCAGCAGCTCGACCTGCTCCAGGCGCTGCTGGACGACACGGAGTCCATCGAGGGCCTGGTCGTGGACACCGAGCTGCGGTGGGAGTTCGTGGAGCGTCTCGCGGCGGTCGGAATGCTCGACGAGGACGACATCGCGGCGGAGTACGAGCGCGACAAGACGGCGGCGGGCGAGCGCCACGCGACCACGGCACGCGCGGCCCGGCCCACGGCGGAGGCGAAGGCGGAGGCCTGGGCCTCGGTCGTCGAGTCCGACAAGCTGCCGAACGCCGTGCAGGAGTCGGTCATCGCGGGCTTTGTCCAGACCGATCAGCGCGAGCTGCTCGCCCCGTACGCGGAGAAGTACTTCGCGGCGGTCAAGGGCGTGTGGGAGTCCCGCAGCCATGAGATCGCCCAGCAGATCGCGGTGGGGCTCTACCCCTCGCTCCAGGTCTCGCAGGCCACGCTGGACGCCACGGATGCCTGGCTGGACTCGGCAGAGCCGAACGCAGCGCTGCGGCGGCTGATTTCGGAGTCGCGCGCGGGCGTCGAGCGGGCGCTGAAGGCGCAGGCGGCGGACGCCGCGGCTGCGCAACCGTAG
- a CDS encoding GTP-binding protein gives MDFKSSEQAVGPRSEDVLPETATAAVKVVIVGGFGVGKTTLVGSVSEIRPLTTEETMTQAGVGVDDVQGVERKTSTTVAMDFGRISINEELVLYLFGTPGQERFWFLWRGLFEGALGAVVLVDTRRLEVSFDVIGRLEERGVPFVVAVNSFPDAPGYSLDEVRGALDLPAEVPVVSCDARGRASSRDVLLTLMRYLQSLAAKPEAS, from the coding sequence ATGGACTTCAAAAGCTCTGAGCAGGCCGTCGGGCCGCGGAGCGAGGACGTACTGCCCGAGACGGCCACCGCCGCCGTCAAGGTGGTCATCGTGGGCGGCTTCGGCGTCGGCAAGACGACCCTGGTCGGCTCGGTGAGCGAGATCAGGCCACTGACGACCGAGGAGACCATGACCCAGGCCGGGGTCGGGGTCGACGACGTCCAGGGCGTGGAGCGCAAGACCTCGACGACCGTCGCCATGGACTTCGGCCGCATCAGCATCAACGAGGAGCTGGTGCTGTATCTCTTCGGCACGCCGGGCCAGGAGCGCTTCTGGTTCCTGTGGCGCGGCCTGTTCGAGGGCGCGCTGGGCGCGGTGGTACTGGTCGACACCCGAAGGCTCGAGGTCAGCTTCGATGTCATCGGGCGGCTCGAGGAACGCGGTGTGCCCTTCGTGGTCGCCGTCAACTCCTTCCCCGATGCGCCCGGTTACTCCCTCGATGAGGTACGCGGCGCCCTCGACCTGCCGGCGGAGGTCCCGGTCGTCTCCTGTGACGCACGCGGGCGCGCCTCCAGCCGCGACGTGCTGCTGACGCTGATGCGCTATCTGCAGTCCCTCGCCGCGAAGCCGGAGGCGTCGTAA
- a CDS encoding roadblock/LC7 domain-containing protein, producing MIQQQSNQTNMDWMLKDLAEGVPQTRNVVVLSADGLRMAQYGADTDTADRLAAACAGLQSLAGAVASELPHSDGQMRLVVIEMNGGFFYLMAAGAGAYLAVLADEGVDAGLMGHRMRDLVLRIGEHLSTPPRHEGQTA from the coding sequence ATGATTCAGCAGCAGTCCAACCAGACCAACATGGACTGGATGCTCAAGGACCTGGCCGAGGGTGTCCCGCAGACCAGGAACGTGGTCGTGCTGTCCGCGGACGGGCTGCGCATGGCCCAGTACGGCGCGGACACCGACACCGCCGACCGGCTGGCGGCCGCGTGCGCCGGACTGCAGAGTCTGGCCGGCGCCGTCGCGAGCGAACTCCCCCACAGCGACGGGCAGATGCGTCTCGTCGTCATCGAGATGAACGGCGGCTTCTTCTATCTGATGGCGGCCGGCGCGGGTGCCTATCTCGCCGTGCTGGCCGACGAGGGCGTCGACGCCGGGCTGATGGGCCACCGGATGCGCGATCTGGTGCTGCGGATCGGAGAGCACCTGAGCACGCCGCCGCGGCACGAGGGACAGACCGCGTGA
- a CDS encoding DUF742 domain-containing protein, translating to MSNPGGNWEESSPERLYVITGGRSGSSAPTTLDLVTLIVARSGPRPGIQPEHAAIIRLCQAPLSVAELSAYLSLPVSVVTVLLSDLLADNQVLARAPVQAAQLPDRALIEAVIDGLQKL from the coding sequence GTGAGCAACCCGGGCGGGAACTGGGAAGAGAGCAGTCCCGAGCGGCTTTACGTCATTACCGGCGGCCGCAGCGGCTCCTCCGCGCCCACCACTCTCGACCTGGTCACGCTGATCGTCGCCAGGTCGGGCCCCCGGCCCGGTATTCAGCCCGAGCACGCCGCGATCATCCGGCTCTGCCAGGCGCCGCTCTCGGTGGCCGAGCTCTCCGCTTATCTGAGCCTTCCGGTGAGTGTCGTCACCGTGCTGCTCAGCGATCTGCTGGCCGACAACCAGGTGCTTGCCCGCGCACCTGTCCAGGCCGCCCAACTCCCCGACCGAGCTTTGATTGAGGCAGTGATCGATGGACTTCAAAAGCTCTGA
- a CDS encoding sensor histidine kinase, translating to MVRQGTSTGNPRPPANYGWLLPVAVTVAAVASAASLVSASARTPVLWIGVAAVAAVAVACAEAARRGRVITELHGRLVERDAALSRQQAETARLAGELLPQVVEQLRKGEFPEDVLDSLDAPAEHQAVLRSVLEAVVAEEDLRESAQRAFVNIARRVQAIVHQQAQELREMEDRHGKAPDVFGDLLRIDHGTALIGRLADSIAVLGGARPGRQWSKAVPLYSVMRGAMSRIIDYQRVELHSVSEVAVVGTAVEPLIHALAELLDNATRYSPPQTRVHLTAVDVQSGIAIEIEDGGVSMSEEARKRAERMLRQAQQGIDVNDLGETPRLGLAVVGRLAQVYGFQVSLRSSAYGGVRAVLVVPQELITTAASATGLAHGIGTASGPRPADRLTQEPLPRPVTGPMPGDDEVPIVTERTMTGLPQRRRKARVTAPAAADSAAAPEPEHSPPVQPGMWLSAFQSGLSGEPTQTSKGNTQP from the coding sequence ATGGTTCGACAGGGAACGTCGACCGGAAATCCGCGGCCCCCGGCCAACTACGGGTGGCTGCTGCCCGTTGCCGTGACAGTTGCGGCCGTGGCCTCAGCCGCGTCCCTGGTCTCCGCGTCGGCCCGCACCCCCGTGCTCTGGATCGGTGTCGCGGCGGTCGCCGCGGTCGCCGTCGCCTGCGCCGAGGCCGCACGACGCGGCAGGGTGATCACAGAGCTCCACGGCAGGCTCGTGGAGCGGGACGCGGCGCTGTCGCGGCAGCAGGCCGAGACCGCACGCCTCGCCGGCGAGCTGCTGCCCCAGGTGGTGGAACAGCTGCGCAAGGGCGAGTTCCCCGAGGACGTACTGGACTCGCTCGACGCACCGGCCGAGCACCAGGCGGTGCTGCGCTCGGTGCTCGAAGCCGTCGTCGCCGAGGAGGACCTGCGCGAGTCCGCGCAGCGCGCCTTCGTGAACATCGCCCGTCGAGTTCAGGCCATCGTGCACCAACAGGCCCAGGAACTCCGTGAGATGGAGGACCGGCACGGCAAGGCTCCGGACGTCTTCGGCGATCTGCTCCGCATCGACCACGGCACCGCGCTGATCGGCCGACTCGCCGACTCCATCGCCGTACTCGGCGGCGCGCGGCCCGGCCGCCAGTGGAGCAAGGCCGTACCGCTCTACAGCGTGATGCGTGGCGCGATGTCGCGGATCATCGACTACCAGCGGGTGGAGCTTCACTCGGTCTCCGAGGTCGCCGTCGTCGGCACCGCCGTCGAGCCGCTGATCCACGCGCTCGCCGAGCTGCTCGACAACGCCACCCGCTACTCGCCGCCACAGACCAGGGTCCATCTGACCGCCGTCGATGTGCAGTCGGGCATCGCCATCGAGATCGAGGACGGCGGCGTGAGCATGAGCGAGGAGGCCCGCAAGCGGGCCGAGCGCATGCTCCGCCAGGCCCAGCAGGGCATTGACGTCAACGACCTGGGCGAGACGCCCCGCCTCGGCCTCGCCGTGGTCGGCCGACTGGCGCAGGTGTACGGCTTCCAGGTCTCGCTGCGTTCCTCGGCGTACGGCGGTGTGCGCGCCGTCCTCGTCGTACCGCAGGAACTGATCACCACGGCCGCTTCGGCGACCGGCCTCGCGCATGGCATCGGCACCGCCTCCGGTCCCCGCCCGGCCGACCGGCTCACCCAGGAGCCGCTGCCCAGGCCGGTCACCGGCCCCATGCCGGGAGACGACGAGGTCCCGATCGTGACCGAGCGGACCATGACAGGTCTCCCGCAGCGGCGCCGCAAGGCCCGTGTCACCGCACCGGCCGCCGCCGATTCCGCCGCCGCGCCCGAGCCGGAGCACTCACCCCCGGTTCAGCCGGGCATGTGGCTTTCCGCCTTCCAGAGCGGGCTGTCCGGTGAGCCCACCCAGACGAGCAAGGGGAACACGCAGCCATGA
- a CDS encoding S8 family serine peptidase, with amino-acid sequence MLMTPESQSSIPGRSVPGHRRVARIAAAASLVTALIAAGAAPAFSASPADDPAGTSGVKAKSSSDKLGSADADLLAQAEAKGEKSVTVMVATAPGATEQVAGQLDAVQGAVVGRTFDQLGYVRATLPTAKAEAALKAAAKLSSVHGIDLKHEVKLDDPTPAGDTTKAAGTAGTRATTYPAPGKNTPAKNPYNPSFETGAVDFVKEHPKADGRGVTIGILDSGVDLGHPALQKTTTGERKIVDWVTATDPVADGDGTWRRMSLDVSGPTFAVNGRTYSAPAGAYKFNLFAEAATKGGDMAGDLNRDGDTTDVWGVLYDPGTRTATVDLDNDGNFSNDTVMKPYKNGFQIGYFGKDNPATEVVERIPFVIEVRKDVVYNAAGAKADYVNIGVIESEHGTHVAGITAANSLFGGKMNGEAPGAKLVSSRACTWSGGCTNIALTEGMADLVINRGVDIVNMSIGGLPALNDGNNARAELYTRLIDTYGVQMVISAGNEGPGTNTIGDPGLADKVISVGAAISKETWAANYGSGVTKKYAMLPFSSRGPREDGGFAPIITAPGASINTTQTWLPGSPVKEAGYELPAGYSMLQGTSMSSPQAAGASALLLSAAKQRHIELTPAKLRTALTSTAHRIPGVQAHEQGSGLINIVDAWDAIEDGATAHEYGVKAPVDTAIDFALKTPGFGTGLYDREGGLKAGQKKSYDVTITRTTGPDRPVRHELDWKYNDGTFDLPGSGAVTLPLNQPVTVKVEAKPRTAGVHSAILEVDDERTEGVDKQILATVIVSKPLAKPVYSFSDTGSVQRNSSKSYFITVPEGAKNLEVALGGLAKDSQTRFIGIHPYGVAVEDSSTIFCYPNYNNPANTCRPDLRSYAEPTPGVWEIEIESRRTSPLLDNPYKLDVTLLGASFDPAVKTLPEAKVGTPTPVEWKVTNGFAAIDGKLAGGSLGSAKVSRPSIKNGESQESTVTIGEGVERLDVAIGGVSDTAADLDLSVFLDGVRVGQSADGDSEEAVSLLKPAAGTYTVVVDGYSVPAGTTEYNYRDVFFAASLGSVKVDSTKPVKLANGASAQVSAEVLVGGPAPEGRQFFGEVQLLNGRGTAAGAGSVVIEKVTP; translated from the coding sequence ATGCTGATGACCCCCGAATCCCAGAGCTCCATTCCAGGGCGCTCCGTACCAGGTCACAGACGCGTGGCCCGTATAGCGGCCGCCGCGTCGCTCGTGACCGCGCTGATCGCCGCGGGCGCCGCGCCGGCCTTCTCGGCCTCGCCCGCCGACGATCCGGCCGGCACCTCCGGTGTCAAGGCCAAGTCCTCCTCCGACAAGCTCGGTTCGGCCGACGCCGATCTGCTCGCCCAGGCCGAGGCCAAGGGCGAGAAGAGCGTCACCGTGATGGTCGCCACCGCACCCGGCGCGACCGAGCAGGTCGCCGGGCAGCTGGACGCCGTCCAGGGTGCGGTCGTGGGCAGGACGTTCGACCAGCTCGGTTATGTAAGGGCCACCCTTCCCACCGCCAAGGCGGAGGCCGCGCTGAAGGCGGCGGCCAAGCTCTCCAGCGTCCACGGCATCGACCTCAAGCACGAGGTCAAGCTGGACGACCCGACCCCGGCGGGAGACACCACCAAGGCCGCGGGCACCGCGGGTACGCGGGCCACGACGTACCCGGCGCCCGGAAAGAACACCCCGGCGAAGAACCCGTACAACCCGTCCTTCGAGACCGGCGCGGTGGACTTCGTCAAGGAGCACCCCAAGGCCGACGGCCGTGGCGTGACGATCGGCATCCTGGACTCCGGCGTCGACCTCGGCCACCCCGCGCTGCAGAAGACCACCACCGGCGAGCGCAAGATCGTCGACTGGGTCACCGCGACCGACCCGGTGGCGGACGGCGACGGCACCTGGCGCCGGATGTCGCTCGACGTCAGCGGGCCTACGTTCGCCGTCAACGGACGTACGTACTCCGCCCCGGCGGGCGCGTACAAGTTCAACCTCTTCGCCGAGGCCGCCACCAAGGGCGGCGACATGGCCGGTGACCTCAACCGGGACGGCGACACCACGGACGTCTGGGGCGTGCTGTACGACCCGGGCACCCGGACCGCCACCGTCGACCTCGACAACGACGGGAACTTCTCGAACGACACCGTCATGAAGCCGTACAAGAACGGCTTCCAGATCGGCTACTTCGGCAAGGACAACCCGGCCACCGAGGTCGTCGAGCGGATCCCGTTCGTCATCGAGGTCCGCAAGGACGTCGTCTACAACGCCGCGGGCGCCAAGGCCGACTACGTCAACATCGGCGTCATCGAGAGCGAGCACGGCACCCACGTCGCCGGCATCACCGCCGCCAACAGCCTCTTCGGCGGCAAGATGAACGGTGAGGCGCCCGGCGCCAAGCTGGTCTCCTCGCGCGCCTGCACCTGGAGCGGCGGCTGCACCAACATCGCGCTCACCGAGGGCATGGCCGATCTGGTCATCAACCGCGGCGTGGACATCGTCAACATGTCCATCGGCGGTCTGCCCGCGCTGAACGACGGCAACAACGCCCGCGCCGAGCTCTACACCCGGCTCATCGACACCTACGGCGTCCAGATGGTGATCTCGGCAGGCAACGAGGGTCCTGGCACCAACACCATCGGCGACCCGGGCCTGGCCGACAAGGTCATCTCCGTCGGCGCCGCCATCTCCAAGGAAACCTGGGCCGCCAACTACGGCTCCGGGGTGACCAAGAAGTACGCCATGCTCCCCTTCTCCTCGCGCGGCCCGCGCGAGGACGGTGGCTTCGCGCCCATCATCACCGCGCCCGGTGCCTCCATCAACACCACCCAGACCTGGCTGCCCGGCAGCCCGGTCAAGGAGGCGGGCTACGAGCTCCCGGCCGGCTACTCCATGCTGCAGGGCACCTCGATGTCCTCGCCGCAGGCCGCGGGCGCGAGCGCGCTGCTGCTCTCGGCCGCCAAGCAGCGGCACATCGAGCTGACCCCGGCGAAGCTGCGCACGGCGCTGACCAGCACCGCGCACCGTATCCCCGGAGTGCAGGCGCATGAGCAGGGCTCCGGCCTGATCAACATCGTGGACGCCTGGGACGCCATCGAGGACGGCGCCACCGCCCACGAGTACGGCGTCAAGGCTCCGGTCGACACCGCGATCGACTTCGCGCTGAAGACCCCGGGCTTCGGCACCGGCCTCTACGACCGCGAGGGCGGTCTGAAGGCCGGCCAGAAGAAGTCGTACGACGTCACCATCACGCGTACGACCGGACCGGACCGTCCCGTGCGGCACGAGCTGGACTGGAAGTACAACGACGGCACCTTCGACCTGCCCGGCTCGGGCGCGGTCACGCTGCCGCTGAACCAGCCGGTCACCGTCAAGGTCGAGGCCAAGCCCCGCACGGCAGGCGTGCACAGCGCGATCCTCGAGGTGGACGACGAGCGCACCGAGGGCGTCGACAAGCAGATCCTCGCCACCGTGATCGTCTCGAAGCCGCTGGCGAAGCCCGTGTACAGCTTCTCCGACACCGGCTCGGTACAGCGCAACAGCAGCAAGTCGTACTTCATCACCGTGCCGGAGGGCGCGAAGAACCTGGAGGTCGCCCTCGGCGGCCTGGCCAAGGACAGCCAGACCCGCTTCATCGGCATCCACCCCTACGGTGTGGCGGTCGAGGACAGCTCCACGATCTTCTGCTACCCCAACTACAACAATCCGGCGAACACCTGCCGTCCGGACTTGCGCTCGTACGCCGAGCCGACCCCGGGCGTCTGGGAGATCGAGATCGAGTCGCGGCGCACCTCTCCGCTGCTCGACAACCCATACAAGCTGGACGTGACCCTGCTGGGTGCCTCCTTCGACCCGGCCGTCAAGACCCTCCCCGAGGCGAAGGTCGGCACGCCGACCCCCGTCGAGTGGAAGGTCACCAACGGCTTCGCCGCCATCGACGGCAAGCTCGCGGGCGGCTCGCTGGGCTCGGCCAAGGTCTCGCGTCCGTCGATCAAGAACGGTGAGTCGCAGGAGTCGACGGTCACCATCGGTGAGGGCGTCGAGCGTCTCGACGTCGCCATCGGCGGCGTCTCCGACACCGCGGCCGACCTGGACCTGTCGGTCTTCCTGGACGGCGTCCGGGTGGGCCAGTCCGCGGACGGCGACTCCGAGGAGGCTGTGAGCCTGCTCAAGCCGGCCGCGGGCACGTACACCGTCGTGGTCGACGGTTACTCCGTCCCGGCCGGGACCACCGAGTACAACTACCGCGATGTGTTCTTCGCGGCCTCACTCGGCTCGGTCAAGGTCGACTCGACCAAGCCCGTCAAGCTCGCCAATGGGGCGTCGGCGCAGGTCAGCGCCGAGGTTCTGGTGGGCGGCCCGGCTCCCGAGGGACGTCAGTTCTTCGGCGAGGTGCAGCTGCTGAACGGTCGCGGCACGGCCGCGGGCGCCGGCAGCGTCGTGATCGAGAAGGTCACTCCGTAG
- a CDS encoding DUF1203 domain-containing protein: MTGTLWTTRPIEPATLEQLRDTDDAGRACAPYTDTEGGAPLRCCLRLSGTGERIALVSYAPLRRWATETWAKPGAYDEQGPVFIHAEECGGPAGQEGYPFARPGALRTLRRYDAEGRIAGGRLLEIPEAATEAFDAAFAEAFADPGVALVHVRAVEYGCFQFEVRRA; this comes from the coding sequence ATGACCGGAACACTCTGGACCACGCGTCCCATCGAACCCGCCACCCTCGAGCAGCTCCGCGACACCGACGACGCGGGCCGCGCCTGCGCCCCGTACACCGATACCGAGGGCGGCGCCCCGCTGCGCTGCTGTCTGCGCCTGAGCGGGACCGGCGAGCGGATCGCCCTGGTCTCGTACGCCCCGCTGCGCCGCTGGGCCACCGAGACCTGGGCGAAGCCCGGCGCGTACGACGAACAGGGCCCCGTCTTCATCCACGCCGAGGAGTGCGGAGGGCCGGCCGGGCAGGAGGGCTACCCCTTCGCCCGCCCCGGGGCGCTGCGCACACTGCGCCGCTACGACGCGGAGGGCCGTATCGCGGGAGGCCGCCTCCTGGAGATCCCGGAGGCGGCCACCGAAGCGTTCGACGCGGCGTTCGCGGAGGCCTTCGCCGACCCCGGCGTGGCCCTGGTCCACGTCAGGGCCGTGGAGTACGGCTGCTTCCAATTCGAGGTACGGAGGGCGTAG
- a CDS encoding aspartate-semialdehyde dehydrogenase: MRVGIVGATGQVGGVMRKILAERKFPIDELRLFASARSAGSTLEWEGQEITVEDATAADYSGLDIVLFSAGGATSKALAEKVAAQGAVVIDNSSAWRRDPEVPLVVSEVNAHAIKNRPKGIIANPNCTTMAAMPVLRPLHEEAGLSAMVATTYQAVSGSGLAGVAELHAQARQVTEAADQLTFDGGAVDFPEPAVYKRPIAFNVLPLAGNLVDDGSFETDEEQKLRNESRKILEIPELKVSGTCVRVPVFSGHSLQVNARFERPISVERAQELLKDAPGVELSEIPTPLQAAGKDASYVGRIRKDETVENGLALFLSNDNLRKGAALNAVQIAELVAQELKG, translated from the coding sequence GTGAGGGTCGGAATCGTCGGAGCCACCGGTCAGGTCGGCGGAGTCATGCGCAAGATCCTCGCCGAGCGGAAGTTCCCGATCGACGAGCTTCGTCTGTTCGCCTCCGCCCGGTCTGCCGGATCCACCCTCGAGTGGGAGGGCCAGGAGATCACCGTCGAGGACGCGACCGCCGCCGACTACTCCGGTCTGGACATCGTGCTCTTCTCGGCCGGTGGCGCGACCTCCAAGGCGCTCGCCGAGAAGGTCGCCGCCCAGGGCGCCGTCGTGATCGACAACTCCTCCGCCTGGCGCCGTGACCCCGAGGTCCCGCTGGTCGTCTCCGAGGTCAACGCGCACGCGATCAAGAACCGCCCCAAGGGCATCATCGCCAACCCGAACTGCACGACCATGGCCGCGATGCCGGTACTGCGTCCGCTGCACGAAGAGGCCGGGCTCAGCGCGATGGTCGCCACCACCTACCAGGCCGTGTCCGGCTCGGGCCTGGCCGGTGTCGCCGAGCTGCACGCGCAGGCCCGCCAGGTCACCGAAGCCGCCGACCAACTGACCTTCGACGGCGGCGCGGTCGACTTCCCCGAGCCCGCCGTCTACAAGCGCCCCATCGCCTTCAACGTCCTGCCGCTGGCGGGCAACCTCGTCGACGACGGCTCCTTCGAGACCGACGAGGAGCAGAAGCTCCGCAACGAGTCCCGCAAGATTCTGGAGATCCCGGAGCTCAAGGTCTCCGGCACCTGTGTGCGCGTCCCGGTCTTCTCCGGCCACTCCCTGCAGGTCAACGCCCGCTTCGAGCGCCCGATCAGCGTGGAGCGCGCGCAGGAGCTGCTGAAGGACGCCCCCGGCGTCGAGCTCTCCGAGATCCCGACCCCGCTGCAGGCGGCCGGCAAGGACGCCTCGTACGTCGGTCGGATCCGCAAGGACGAGACGGTGGAGAACGGCCTCGCGCTCTTCCTCTCCAACGACAACCTCCGCAAGGGCGCGGCGCTGAACGCGGTCCAGATCGCGGAGCTCGTCGCGCAGGAGCTGAAGGGCTGA